From Micromonospora rifamycinica, a single genomic window includes:
- a CDS encoding FAD-dependent oxidoreductase: MDTQVLVVGGGIIGLTAAVRLRERGARVTLLTADPPDDTVSAVAAAVWYPSHTEADPRVLRWAVETHAELSWQAATGVPGVVARPTRMLLRRPGGGPPWWAAATGDLVTGPGSGPYATELRFTAPTVEMPPYLRWLRDRFTAAGGVVRTGRLDRLDDGFALAPTVVNATGLAAGRLADDPAVHPVRGHLVLVANPGLTTSVRDEENPAGITYVHPRRHDVVLGGTFEPGEWDTGPDPATSAAIRDRCVALVPELADAPVLGVRVGLRPARHGGPRVAVQAGSTPGRRLVHAYGHGGAGVTLAWGCADEVARLALDG; encoded by the coding sequence ATGGATACACAGGTCTTGGTGGTCGGGGGCGGGATCATCGGGTTGACGGCGGCGGTGCGGCTGCGGGAGCGGGGTGCCCGGGTGACCCTGCTGACGGCCGACCCGCCCGACGACACGGTGTCGGCGGTGGCTGCCGCCGTCTGGTATCCCAGCCACACCGAAGCCGATCCCCGGGTGCTGCGCTGGGCCGTCGAGACCCACGCGGAGCTGAGCTGGCAGGCCGCCACCGGGGTGCCGGGGGTGGTGGCCCGGCCGACCCGGATGCTGCTGCGCCGGCCGGGGGGCGGCCCGCCGTGGTGGGCGGCGGCCACCGGTGACCTGGTCACCGGCCCGGGTTCCGGGCCGTACGCGACGGAGCTGCGGTTCACCGCGCCAACCGTGGAGATGCCGCCCTACCTGCGCTGGCTGCGGGACCGGTTCACCGCCGCCGGCGGGGTGGTGAGGACCGGCCGGCTGGACCGGCTCGACGACGGTTTCGCCCTCGCCCCCACCGTGGTCAACGCCACCGGCCTGGCCGCCGGCCGGCTCGCCGACGATCCGGCCGTGCACCCGGTACGCGGGCACCTGGTGCTGGTGGCGAACCCCGGCCTGACCACCTCGGTACGCGACGAGGAGAACCCGGCCGGCATCACCTACGTGCACCCGCGCCGGCACGACGTGGTGCTCGGCGGCACCTTCGAGCCTGGCGAGTGGGACACCGGCCCGGATCCGGCCACCTCGGCGGCGATCCGGGACCGGTGCGTGGCGCTGGTGCCGGAGCTGGCCGATGCTCCGGTGCTCGGGGTGCGGGTGGGGCTGCGCCCGGCCCGGCACGGTGGGCCGAGGGTGGCGGTGCAGGCCGGTTCGACGCCGGGACGGCGGCTGGTGCACGCGTACGGTCACGGGGGCGCGGGGGTGACCCTGGCCTGGGGTTGCGCGGACGAGGTGGCCCGGCTGGCGCTGGACGGCTGA
- a CDS encoding LysR family transcriptional regulator: protein MGTSPTGGPARPERAWPERDRPDRDMPAHGRPPGGPAGRQPAPDGGDLRRWRYFVVLAEELHFTRAAARLRIAQPALSQQIRALERQLGVTLLHRDSHGCTLTGVGAQVAGEARRLLAEVDAATARIRDLVGGRGGRLRLAYTRSARGGRVDALVARFRAAHPEVEVVPETGWTAPNVTGLLTGRLDVAFVRPPLPEAGLTCRTVDREELLFAVPAGHPLAAGRGRVRRAEVVDLPAVMWPRENGPGMFDRTIAQVWPDGGFHLVRQEPDDEQLLRAVADGDVVAAVPAGRARALKVPGVRLRRFTAPVPTVDVALAWRTDTANPAVRRLAALLAAL from the coding sequence ATGGGGACCTCACCGACCGGCGGCCCGGCCCGGCCGGAGCGGGCCTGGCCGGAGCGGGACCGGCCGGATCGGGACATGCCGGCGCATGGTCGGCCGCCGGGCGGCCCGGCCGGGCGGCAGCCGGCACCCGACGGCGGGGACCTGCGCCGGTGGCGGTACTTCGTGGTACTCGCCGAGGAGTTGCACTTCACCCGGGCCGCCGCCCGGCTGCGGATCGCCCAACCGGCGCTCAGCCAGCAGATCCGCGCCCTCGAACGGCAGCTCGGGGTGACCCTGCTGCACCGCGACAGCCACGGCTGCACGCTGACCGGGGTGGGTGCGCAGGTGGCCGGGGAGGCCCGTCGGCTGCTCGCCGAGGTGGACGCCGCGACCGCCCGGATCCGCGACCTGGTCGGTGGGCGCGGCGGCCGGCTGCGGCTGGCGTACACCCGGTCGGCCCGGGGCGGTCGGGTCGACGCGCTGGTGGCCCGGTTCCGGGCGGCCCATCCCGAGGTGGAGGTGGTCCCCGAGACCGGCTGGACGGCACCGAACGTGACCGGACTGCTCACCGGCCGGCTCGACGTCGCCTTCGTCCGCCCGCCGTTGCCGGAGGCGGGCCTGACCTGCCGTACCGTCGACCGGGAGGAGCTGTTGTTCGCGGTGCCGGCGGGGCATCCGCTCGCGGCCGGTCGCGGCCGGGTGCGCCGGGCCGAGGTGGTCGACCTGCCCGCGGTGATGTGGCCCCGGGAGAACGGCCCCGGCATGTTCGACCGCACCATCGCCCAGGTCTGGCCCGACGGCGGCTTCCACCTGGTCCGGCAGGAACCCGACGACGAGCAGTTGCTGCGCGCGGTGGCCGACGGCGACGTGGTCGCGGCCGTGCCCGCCGGCCGGGCCCGCGCCCTGAAGGTGCCGGGGGTACGCCTGCGGCGCTTCACCGCCCCGGTGCCGACCGTCGACGTGGCCCTCGCCTGGCGGACCGACACCGCCAACCCCGCGGTCCGCCGACTCGCCGCGCTCCTCGCCGCCCTCTGA
- a CDS encoding M48 family metalloprotease yields the protein MDSAPQFSSGADPAPAQTRTETPAAPAAAPPTASPAAPPTASPADDAGDRFAYRPPGYPSALVWLRAGIVRDWRGVLGSFLATWLYVPLALVSAVWCGLALGLYGLIAGGTQSEEAVPELLRDAPLVGPLLDAFVTRSGGVVGGFAGFVVGALAGFLVVLVLPWRNAFDEPANLFTGLAGMVVAAGLVGVLYTVGRVLLEPWLLGVSGARPLSRREAERLRPLLTDCAARLGLPGEPRLLIEDDPVLTNARAYARHVVVSTAVLDCTDEEIAALLSHELVHWRTGDEVTSAFIRGVGLPLVLVHALPAWLMRRFPHPATDFVVFLFFWPVLLTMRYLVLPCHRRDVRAAEYRADAGAVLAGHREGMRAMLERRRSFETGRSGWDEAVCATHPPSELRLDRLDRPAPDPATDPAATARGLDGLFGAPTTTAIGSRRALLLVGALVLVSCLGGGLTAAQWAFFRPQAVVSDYFEALDDHDGEDALALLTPEARAVVGDGGQLARMVSAKGYQPPAAVSVTAVERDGDEAVATVAYTLGGQKLTAELPLRRDDSAVLGLFHRWRIDAAPATLSLPGGPAPLTVNGVPAPTGDEQVAVPLLPGAYTVAGESTVLSETASREVYVVPGQQSVSGAELTPTLRPEAQAAAEQSVRSYLDACAAQAVAAPPGCPLRYYTGGTTVKKISWKITEYPTIELTLTGPTTARVSTAYEAQGSARATGSTVGYFGTTPFTENERFGVSGVLSVVDGKLTFQPGDD from the coding sequence ATGGACAGCGCCCCGCAGTTCAGCAGCGGGGCCGATCCCGCCCCGGCGCAAACCCGGACCGAGACCCCGGCCGCGCCGGCCGCCGCGCCACCCACCGCATCGCCCGCCGCGCCACCCACCGCGTCGCCCGCCGACGACGCCGGTGACCGGTTCGCCTATCGGCCGCCCGGCTATCCCAGCGCCCTGGTCTGGCTGCGGGCCGGCATCGTGCGTGACTGGCGGGGGGTGCTCGGCTCGTTCCTGGCCACCTGGCTGTACGTGCCGTTGGCGCTGGTGTCGGCGGTCTGGTGCGGCCTCGCCCTCGGCCTCTACGGGCTGATCGCCGGGGGCACCCAGTCCGAGGAGGCGGTGCCCGAGCTGCTGCGGGACGCGCCGCTGGTCGGGCCGCTGCTGGACGCCTTCGTGACGCGCTCCGGCGGGGTGGTCGGCGGATTCGCCGGATTCGTGGTGGGCGCGCTCGCCGGTTTCCTGGTCGTGCTGGTGCTGCCCTGGCGCAACGCCTTCGACGAGCCGGCGAACCTGTTCACCGGGCTGGCCGGAATGGTGGTGGCCGCCGGCCTGGTGGGGGTGCTCTACACCGTCGGGCGGGTGCTGCTGGAACCGTGGCTGCTGGGTGTCTCCGGCGCGCGTCCGCTCAGTCGCCGCGAGGCGGAACGGTTGCGTCCGCTGCTGACCGACTGCGCGGCCCGGCTCGGCCTGCCCGGTGAACCCCGGCTGCTGATCGAGGACGACCCGGTGCTCACCAACGCCCGCGCGTACGCCCGGCACGTGGTGGTGAGCACCGCCGTGCTGGACTGCACCGACGAGGAGATCGCCGCGCTGCTCAGCCACGAACTCGTGCACTGGCGGACGGGCGACGAGGTGACCAGCGCGTTCATCCGGGGCGTCGGCCTGCCGCTGGTACTGGTGCACGCGCTGCCGGCCTGGCTGATGCGCCGCTTCCCGCACCCGGCCACCGACTTCGTGGTGTTCCTGTTCTTCTGGCCGGTGCTGCTCACCATGCGCTACCTCGTGCTGCCCTGCCACCGCCGCGACGTGCGGGCCGCCGAGTACCGGGCCGACGCCGGTGCGGTGCTCGCCGGGCACCGGGAGGGGATGCGCGCCATGCTGGAGCGACGGCGCTCCTTCGAGACCGGCCGCAGCGGTTGGGACGAGGCGGTCTGCGCCACCCACCCGCCGTCCGAGCTGCGCCTGGACCGGCTGGACCGGCCCGCCCCGGACCCGGCCACCGACCCGGCGGCCACCGCGCGCGGCCTCGACGGGCTGTTCGGCGCTCCGACGACGACGGCGATCGGCTCCCGCCGGGCGCTGCTGCTGGTCGGGGCGCTGGTGCTGGTGAGCTGCCTGGGCGGTGGGTTGACGGCGGCCCAGTGGGCGTTCTTCCGCCCGCAGGCGGTCGTGAGCGACTACTTCGAGGCCCTCGACGACCACGACGGCGAGGACGCGCTCGCCCTGCTCACCCCCGAGGCGCGGGCCGTGGTGGGCGACGGCGGGCAGCTCGCCCGGATGGTGTCGGCCAAGGGCTACCAGCCTCCCGCCGCGGTGTCCGTGACCGCTGTGGAGCGCGACGGCGACGAGGCGGTCGCCACTGTCGCGTACACCCTCGGCGGGCAGAAGCTCACCGCCGAACTGCCGTTGCGCCGCGACGACTCGGCCGTGCTCGGGCTGTTCCACCGCTGGCGGATCGACGCCGCCCCGGCGACCCTGAGCCTGCCCGGCGGCCCGGCCCCGCTGACCGTCAACGGGGTGCCCGCACCCACCGGTGACGAGCAGGTGGCGGTGCCGCTGCTGCCCGGGGCGTACACGGTGGCGGGGGAGAGCACCGTGCTCAGCGAGACGGCTTCGCGGGAGGTCTACGTCGTACCCGGGCAGCAGAGCGTGAGCGGCGCGGAGCTGACGCCCACGCTGCGACCCGAAGCGCAGGCGGCGGCGGAGCAGAGCGTGCGGTCCTACCTGGACGCCTGCGCGGCCCAGGCGGTGGCCGCGCCGCCGGGCTGCCCGCTGCGCTACTACACCGGCGGTACGACGGTGAAGAAGATCTCCTGGAAGATCACCGAGTACCCGACGATCGAGCTGACCCTGACCGGCCCGACCACCGCCCGGGTCTCCACCGCCTACGAGGCGCAGGGGTCGGCGCGGGCGACCGGCAGCACCGTCGGCTACTTCGGGACGACCCCGTTCACCGAGAACGAGAGGTTCGGGGTCAGCGGCGTGCTGTCGGTGGTCGACGGCAAGCTGACCTTCCAGCCCGGCGACGACTGA
- a CDS encoding effector-associated constant component EACC1 gives MTAPRSDAPARLVLAPRAAGPQRTPLLTWLHRDPRYRAVVRDAGRGDGRAGFSDAVIIAVVAQGLLPGLFNLVQSWVDQQRTEVSIRLQVGDSEVELQVSGRTDPTKLLDQAQRALDPDRARRALDSDGAQRALESDRAQRALDRQGQAGDAADR, from the coding sequence ATGACCGCCCCCCGCTCCGACGCGCCGGCCCGGCTGGTGCTGGCCCCGCGCGCCGCCGGCCCGCAGCGGACGCCGCTGCTGACCTGGCTGCACCGTGACCCGAGGTACCGCGCCGTGGTACGTGACGCGGGGCGGGGTGACGGTCGGGCCGGCTTCAGCGACGCGGTGATCATCGCGGTGGTCGCCCAGGGGCTGCTGCCCGGACTGTTCAACCTGGTGCAGAGCTGGGTGGACCAGCAGCGTACCGAGGTGAGCATCCGGTTGCAGGTCGGCGACTCCGAGGTGGAGCTACAGGTCAGCGGTCGGACCGACCCGACGAAGCTGCTGGACCAGGCGCAGCGGGCGCTGGACCCGGACCGGGCGCGGCGGGCGTTGGACTCGGACGGGGCGCAGCGGGCGTTGGAGTCCGACCGGGCGCAGCGGGCGCTGGACCGACAGGGACAGGCGGGGGACGCCGCCGACCGGTGA
- a CDS encoding aldo/keto reductase: MGSSAQPAKASGTYRIGGDLQVDRLGYGAMQITGPGVWGDPKDPAEAVRVLRRAYELGVTFIDTADSYGPFVSELLIREALHPYADDLVIATKAGLTRSGPGDWRPVGRPEYLRQQCELSLRHLGLESIGLYQLHRIDAKVPLADQLGELALLQQEGKIRHIGLSEVTVEQIEAARRITPIVSVQNLYNLADRSAEDVLEYCERNDLAFIPWFPIATGNLAKPGGPLDAIATDHEATPAQLALAWLLRRSPVMLPIPGTSSVGHLEENVAAAQVQLTDAEYEALAKAA, from the coding sequence ATGGGTTCCAGCGCACAGCCCGCGAAGGCGTCCGGCACCTACCGGATCGGGGGCGACCTCCAGGTGGACCGGCTCGGCTACGGGGCCATGCAGATCACCGGGCCGGGGGTATGGGGTGACCCGAAGGACCCGGCCGAGGCGGTCCGGGTGCTGCGCCGGGCGTACGAGCTGGGGGTCACGTTCATCGACACCGCCGACTCGTACGGGCCGTTCGTCTCGGAGCTGCTGATCAGGGAGGCGCTGCACCCGTACGCCGACGACCTGGTCATCGCGACGAAGGCCGGCCTGACCCGCTCCGGGCCGGGCGACTGGCGGCCGGTGGGGCGGCCGGAGTACCTGCGCCAGCAGTGCGAACTGAGCCTGCGGCACCTGGGGCTGGAGTCGATCGGCCTCTACCAGCTGCACCGGATCGACGCGAAGGTGCCGCTGGCCGACCAGCTCGGCGAGCTGGCCCTGCTCCAGCAGGAGGGCAAGATCCGGCACATCGGGCTCTCCGAGGTGACCGTCGAGCAGATCGAGGCGGCCCGGCGGATCACCCCGATCGTGTCGGTGCAGAACCTCTACAACCTTGCCGACCGTAGCGCCGAGGACGTCCTGGAGTACTGCGAGCGCAACGACCTGGCGTTCATCCCGTGGTTCCCGATCGCCACCGGCAACCTGGCCAAGCCGGGCGGCCCGCTGGACGCCATCGCCACCGACCACGAGGCGACGCCCGCCCAGCTCGCGCTCGCCTGGCTGCTGCGCCGTTCGCCGGTCATGCTCCCCATCCCGGGTACGTCCTCGGTCGGTCACCTGGAGGAGAACGTGGCCGCCGCGCAGGTCCAGCTCACCGACGCGGAGTACGAGGCGCTGGCCAAGGCCGCCTGA
- a CDS encoding PP2C family protein-serine/threonine phosphatase — protein MTRSATVDPRPPDDTRWRELLSCGGRAGRRIVGHDWAATPLGPLDSWPQSLRTALTICLHTPTPAAVWWGPELVLLPNDGYLALFDPAGRESPGRPGTAVWPDAVPALTEVLTAARVTCRHERDVDAGTGRRRLVCSSGPIVDALGRPGGVFTTVTDTPAADVPAQRAGDRRRALRQAEGLARLAGALSAAGNRAAVTEVVTTVTPALVGAAQVRVAVATAGALDLTVVGGDGPSRLAVADDEPLARVVREETPVPLPDGVCLPLRDGGGAVLGALEVRWSGPVADEEARRTLLDAVAGLCSQALRRAELTGSARAMAEFAARLSVTRSTAEAIEVILDAAPMALGAALPGLAMRDEGRRLRLWHGELPSGLVATFDDLTIDDPRPIARALRTGERIILRNRAEFAARHPGLPDPAGEYGMVTTVALPLLDASRRPIAALGFGWPRERPLHDDDLALLDTIADLCEQTLERVRLAAAEHNLVTRLAGRLRASDTVGSPGLELATRYQPAMSGLHLGGDWYDLVDLDEGRLGVVVGDVVGHQVEAAADMAQLRTVVNTLIRSGVPLAEVFPRLTGLLGAGFLGTCLAMVVDPVAGVAQVARVGHPHPVLLRPGQPPETVWTGHSLPLGLVRDPVPVTTVAFGPGDLLVAYTDGLVERRDQAYETGVAALHEVIVPVRDQPVEVIADTILSKLSGSDDDQALVVIRHAG, from the coding sequence ATGACTCGCTCCGCCACCGTCGACCCCCGGCCGCCGGACGACACCCGCTGGCGGGAACTCCTCTCCTGTGGCGGTCGGGCCGGCCGGCGAATCGTCGGGCACGACTGGGCGGCCACCCCGCTCGGGCCGTTGGACTCCTGGCCGCAGAGCCTGCGCACCGCCCTGACCATCTGCCTGCACACCCCGACCCCGGCGGCGGTCTGGTGGGGTCCGGAACTCGTGCTGCTGCCCAACGACGGGTACCTGGCGCTGTTCGACCCGGCCGGGCGGGAGTCGCCGGGGCGGCCGGGCACGGCGGTCTGGCCGGACGCCGTACCCGCGCTGACCGAGGTGCTGACCGCCGCCCGGGTCACCTGCCGGCACGAACGTGACGTCGACGCCGGTACGGGTCGACGCCGGCTGGTCTGCTCGTCGGGGCCGATCGTCGACGCGCTCGGCCGCCCCGGCGGGGTCTTCACCACGGTCACCGACACCCCGGCGGCCGACGTACCCGCGCAGCGGGCCGGCGACCGGCGGCGGGCGCTGCGGCAGGCCGAGGGGCTGGCCCGGCTCGCCGGGGCGCTCAGCGCCGCCGGGAACCGGGCGGCGGTGACGGAAGTGGTCACCACGGTCACCCCGGCGCTGGTCGGCGCGGCCCAGGTCCGGGTCGCGGTGGCCACGGCGGGCGCGCTGGACCTGACGGTGGTCGGTGGCGACGGGCCGTCCCGGCTGGCGGTCGCCGACGACGAGCCGCTGGCCCGGGTGGTCCGCGAGGAGACGCCCGTGCCGCTGCCCGACGGGGTCTGCCTGCCGCTGCGGGACGGCGGCGGGGCGGTGCTCGGCGCGCTCGAGGTGCGGTGGTCCGGGCCGGTCGCCGACGAGGAGGCCCGTCGTACCCTGCTCGACGCGGTGGCGGGGTTGTGCAGCCAGGCGTTGCGGCGGGCCGAGCTGACCGGTTCGGCGCGGGCGATGGCGGAGTTCGCCGCCCGGCTCAGCGTCACCCGGTCGACCGCCGAGGCGATCGAGGTGATCCTGGACGCCGCGCCGATGGCGCTCGGCGCGGCCCTGCCCGGCCTGGCGATGCGGGACGAGGGCCGGCGGCTGCGGCTGTGGCACGGTGAGCTGCCGAGCGGGCTGGTCGCCACCTTCGACGACCTGACCATCGACGATCCGCGGCCGATCGCCCGCGCGCTGCGCACCGGTGAGCGGATCATCCTGCGCAACCGGGCCGAGTTCGCCGCCCGCCATCCCGGCCTGCCAGACCCGGCCGGGGAGTACGGCATGGTGACCACGGTGGCGTTGCCGTTGCTGGACGCCTCCCGGCGGCCCATCGCCGCGCTGGGCTTCGGCTGGCCCCGGGAACGGCCGCTGCACGACGACGACCTGGCGTTGCTGGACACCATCGCCGACCTGTGCGAGCAGACCCTGGAACGGGTCCGACTGGCCGCCGCCGAGCACAACCTGGTGACCCGGTTGGCGGGTCGGCTGCGGGCCTCGGACACGGTCGGCTCCCCCGGCCTGGAGCTGGCCACCCGCTACCAGCCGGCGATGAGCGGCCTGCACCTGGGCGGGGACTGGTACGACCTGGTGGACCTCGACGAGGGCCGGCTGGGCGTGGTGGTCGGCGACGTGGTGGGTCACCAGGTCGAGGCGGCGGCCGACATGGCCCAGCTCCGGACGGTGGTGAACACCCTGATCCGGTCCGGGGTGCCGCTGGCCGAGGTGTTCCCCCGGCTGACCGGCCTGCTCGGGGCCGGGTTCCTCGGCACCTGCCTGGCGATGGTCGTCGACCCGGTCGCCGGGGTGGCGCAGGTCGCCCGGGTGGGGCACCCCCATCCGGTGCTGCTGCGGCCGGGGCAGCCGCCGGAGACGGTCTGGACGGGGCACTCGCTGCCGCTGGGGCTGGTCCGCGACCCGGTGCCGGTGACCACCGTGGCGTTCGGCCCGGGTGACCTGCTGGTGGCGTACACCGACGGGCTGGTGGAGCGGCGCGACCAGGCGTACGAGACCGGGGTGGCGGCGTTGCACGAGGTGATCGTGCCGGTGCGCGACCAGCCGGTGGAGGTCATCGCGGACACCATCCTGAGCAAGCTCTCCGGCTCCGACGACGACCAGGCGTTGGTGGTCATCCGGCACGCGGGGTGA
- a CDS encoding YciI family protein has translation MTGTPQLDFALDTYECIVLYPGPAGRVLPPETVQRLQAEHTAHMRALQRRGLVLVAGSIDGPAREPAPPIGIGLARTGSVDDVRSVMEADPAVQAGLYTVDVLTFLCPAGSLEFPLVKTDS, from the coding sequence ATGACGGGTACGCCGCAGCTGGACTTCGCGCTCGACACGTACGAGTGCATCGTGCTCTATCCCGGTCCGGCCGGTCGGGTGCTGCCGCCGGAGACCGTGCAGCGGCTCCAGGCCGAACACACCGCGCACATGCGGGCGCTGCAACGGCGGGGCCTGGTGCTGGTGGCCGGGTCGATCGACGGTCCGGCCCGGGAGCCCGCCCCGCCGATCGGCATCGGCCTGGCCCGCACCGGTTCGGTCGACGACGTACGCAGCGTGATGGAGGCCGACCCGGCGGTACAGGCCGGGCTCTACACCGTCGACGTGCTGACCTTCCTGTGCCCGGCAGGCTCGCTGGAGTTCCCGCTGGTCAAGACCGACAGTTAG
- the pyk gene encoding pyruvate kinase, whose product MGVTRRAKIVCTLGPATSSPERLRGLIEAGMNVARLNFSHGSHADHESVYRMVREAAEAVGVPVAILADLQGPKIRLGKFADGPHEWRTGDSVVITSDDILGTRDRVSCTYRKLPQEVKPGDRLLIDDGRVAVEVSDVTGNDIRCLVTEGGPVSNNKGVSLPNVAVSVPAMSDKDAEDLRFALGLGVDLIALSFVRTAEDIKLVHSIMDEEGVRRPVLAKVEKPEAVDHLEAIVLAFDGVMVARGDLGVEMPLDQVPLVQKRAVQLCRENAKPVIVATQMLDSMIENSRPTRAEASDVANAVLDGADAVMLSGETSVGKYPVLTVSTMAKIITTTEAGSIGVPRLQHDPRTHGGALTVAASSIARAIGAKALVAFSQTGDTVKRLSRLHCDLPLLAFTPVPEVRSQLALCWGVETFLMPFVQHTDDMFRQVDQALLGLNQATPGDYVVIVAGSPPGTPGSTNTLRVHQLGSLVDAASARALQ is encoded by the coding sequence ATGGGCGTGACACGCCGCGCGAAGATCGTCTGCACTCTTGGCCCTGCCACCTCGTCCCCGGAGCGGCTCCGGGGGCTGATCGAGGCGGGCATGAACGTGGCCAGGCTGAACTTCAGCCACGGTAGTCACGCCGACCACGAGTCGGTGTACCGGATGGTCCGCGAAGCAGCCGAGGCGGTCGGCGTGCCGGTCGCCATCCTGGCCGACCTCCAGGGCCCCAAGATCCGGCTCGGCAAGTTCGCCGACGGGCCGCACGAGTGGCGTACCGGCGACTCGGTGGTGATCACCAGTGACGACATCCTCGGCACCCGGGACCGGGTTTCCTGCACCTACCGCAAGCTGCCCCAGGAGGTGAAGCCGGGCGACCGGCTGCTGATCGACGACGGCCGGGTCGCCGTCGAGGTCAGCGACGTCACCGGCAACGACATCCGGTGCCTGGTCACCGAGGGCGGCCCGGTCTCCAACAACAAGGGCGTCTCGCTGCCGAACGTGGCGGTCAGCGTCCCGGCGATGTCGGACAAGGACGCCGAGGACCTGCGCTTCGCGCTCGGCCTGGGTGTCGACCTGATCGCGCTCTCCTTCGTCCGCACCGCCGAGGACATCAAGCTCGTCCACAGCATCATGGACGAGGAGGGCGTGCGCCGTCCGGTGCTGGCCAAGGTCGAGAAGCCCGAGGCGGTCGACCACCTGGAGGCGATCGTGCTCGCCTTCGACGGCGTCATGGTGGCCCGGGGCGACCTCGGCGTCGAGATGCCGCTCGACCAGGTGCCCCTGGTGCAGAAGCGGGCCGTGCAGCTCTGCCGGGAGAACGCCAAGCCGGTCATCGTGGCCACCCAGATGCTCGACTCCATGATCGAGAATTCCCGGCCGACCCGGGCCGAGGCCTCCGACGTGGCCAACGCGGTGCTCGACGGCGCGGACGCGGTGATGCTCTCCGGCGAGACCAGCGTCGGCAAGTACCCGGTGCTCACCGTCAGCACCATGGCCAAGATCATCACGACCACCGAGGCCGGCTCGATCGGGGTGCCCCGGCTCCAGCACGACCCGCGTACCCACGGCGGCGCGCTCACCGTGGCCGCCTCCTCGATCGCCCGCGCCATCGGGGCGAAGGCGCTGGTGGCCTTCTCGCAGACCGGCGACACCGTCAAGCGGCTCAGCCGGCTGCACTGCGACCTGCCGCTGCTGGCCTTCACGCCGGTCCCCGAGGTGCGCAGCCAGCTCGCGCTCTGCTGGGGCGTGGAGACCTTCCTGATGCCGTTCGTGCAGCACACCGACGACATGTTCCGGCAGGTCGACCAGGCGCTGCTCGGCCTCAACCAGGCGACCCCCGGCGACTACGTGGTGATCGTCGCGGGCAGCCCGCCCGGCACCCCGGGCTCCACCAACACGCTGCGCGTGCACCAGCTCGGCTCCCTGGTCGACGCCGCCTCCGCCCGGGCACTCCAGTGA
- a CDS encoding acyl-CoA thioesterase, with amino-acid sequence MNGRPAVTGQAAVDQLLEVLDLDHTGEMTFRGMSPRVGPQRVFGGQVAGQALVAAGRTVDPERFVHSLHGYFVRPGDPAEPIDYQVENVRDGRSFSVRRSVAVQHDKPIFFMSASFQRQEQALEHQAPTPPDVPGPDDVPTMSDRLARYPERLGIWGQIPRPIDVRYVGEPGWVRPGDRPADPHQRVWMRIDGKLPDDPLLHACALTYASDLTLLDSVLSVHGEVWGPGGLDGASLDHALWFHRSFRADEWFLYDCWSPSASGARGLATGRMFTADGRHIASAVQEGLLRRVGD; translated from the coding sequence GTGAACGGGCGTCCGGCGGTGACCGGCCAGGCCGCGGTCGACCAGCTCCTCGAGGTCCTCGACCTCGATCACACCGGCGAGATGACCTTCCGGGGGATGAGCCCCCGGGTCGGTCCGCAGCGGGTGTTCGGAGGGCAGGTCGCCGGCCAGGCACTGGTCGCCGCCGGGCGCACCGTCGACCCGGAGCGGTTCGTGCACTCGTTGCACGGCTACTTCGTCCGCCCCGGCGATCCGGCCGAGCCCATCGACTACCAGGTGGAGAACGTCCGGGACGGGCGCTCCTTCTCGGTGCGCCGGTCGGTGGCGGTGCAGCACGACAAGCCGATCTTCTTCATGTCGGCCTCGTTCCAGCGGCAGGAACAGGCCCTGGAACACCAGGCCCCCACCCCGCCGGACGTGCCCGGCCCGGACGACGTGCCGACCATGTCCGACCGGCTGGCCCGCTACCCGGAACGGCTCGGCATCTGGGGGCAGATCCCCCGCCCGATCGACGTCCGTTACGTCGGCGAACCGGGTTGGGTGCGTCCGGGGGACCGTCCGGCCGACCCCCACCAGCGGGTCTGGATGCGTATCGACGGCAAGCTGCCCGACGATCCGCTGCTGCACGCCTGCGCCCTCACCTACGCCTCCGACCTGACCCTGCTGGACTCGGTCCTGTCGGTGCACGGCGAGGTCTGGGGGCCGGGCGGCCTGGACGGGGCGAGCCTGGACCACGCGCTGTGGTTCCACCGGTCGTTCCGCGCCGACGAGTGGTTCCTCTACGACTGCTGGAGCCCGTCGGCGTCCGGCGCGCGGGGCCTGGCCACCGGCCGGATGTTCACCGCCGACGGCCGGCACATCGCCAGCGCCGTCCAGGAGGGCCTGCTCCGGCGCGTCGGCGACTGA